A genomic window from Leptospiraceae bacterium includes:
- a CDS encoding PAS domain S-box protein, whose amino-acid sequence MKDLFLIHHKGDPHYTEIQSILSEWDKNINVRIYQDLGEFPYRSGVPIGLICGLKYLSKEVIENLKKNSLISLLIYTDTPPLNFLEFSNSVHYCDFLFFPCTHEEVIYRISKMIQNLDNESKYEQKKLKLVLNSINDVVFTLDKEQRHSAIYGNWVTKSGLKESFFIGKKAEELFGRELAEVHIQANERVLNGEEVIYEWQSILNGNITYYQTSLSPIVENGEITGILGIGRDISELKKIEIKLKESEKRYRSIVENSPDIIYSFSNKRGGIFHSKRVESILGYTVEELKEDPLLWNSLIHPEDKIRVNQIISSFETGEHFALEYRIQDREGNWHWFYDRSTNFIINEHEIIVEGLALDITERKEIEEKLKKAKEEAETANQAKSTFLANMSHEIRTPLNSILGFAEILHEEIEDEQKKEFLEIILTSGKSLLNIINDILDISKIEAGKLHLKHERINLSDVFLEMNQIFSLPVSQKGISYIENITLSGGDTFHLDGFRLRQILLNLIGNAIKFTENGEVRINVVSTDIKKNLSKLIIEIQDTGIGIKDTELKRLFTSFYQEGNLDTKKYGGTGLGLAITKRIVEKMHGTIEVESVLGKGSTFTVVLPVLKVSKVEERKIEKRDDINLILPGAKILVVDDNQSNRMLVRAMLRGHRIIFDEAVNGEDAYKKALKDKPDLVIMDLQMPVMDGFQALLCFRNDADLSSIPIIALTAAAFEEEEKKALDCGFDAYLKKPVQKTELIQYIEKYL is encoded by the coding sequence ATGAAGGATTTATTTTTAATTCACCATAAGGGTGATCCACATTATACTGAAATCCAGAGTATTCTTTCTGAATGGGATAAAAATATTAATGTAAGGATTTATCAGGATTTAGGTGAATTTCCTTATAGAAGCGGAGTACCCATAGGACTTATTTGTGGCTTAAAATATCTTTCTAAGGAAGTTATTGAAAATTTAAAAAAAAATTCATTAATTTCCCTTCTTATTTATACGGATACTCCACCCTTAAATTTTCTGGAATTTTCCAACTCAGTTCATTATTGTGATTTTCTTTTTTTTCCCTGTACTCATGAAGAAGTAATCTATAGAATAAGTAAAATGATTCAAAACTTAGATAATGAATCCAAGTATGAACAAAAAAAATTAAAGCTTGTTTTAAATTCTATTAATGATGTGGTATTTACTCTGGATAAAGAACAGAGGCACAGTGCCATTTATGGGAACTGGGTAACAAAGTCCGGATTGAAAGAAAGCTTCTTTATTGGAAAGAAAGCCGAGGAATTGTTTGGTAGAGAATTAGCTGAGGTTCATATCCAGGCGAATGAAAGGGTCCTGAATGGAGAAGAAGTTATATACGAATGGCAATCTATTTTAAATGGTAATATTACCTATTATCAAACGTCTCTTTCTCCAATTGTAGAAAATGGAGAAATTACAGGTATTCTGGGAATCGGAAGAGATATTAGTGAATTAAAGAAGATCGAAATAAAATTAAAAGAAAGTGAAAAACGGTATCGAAGCATTGTTGAGAATTCTCCGGATATTATATATAGTTTTTCTAATAAAAGAGGAGGCATTTTTCATTCAAAACGTGTTGAGTCTATTCTTGGTTATACCGTTGAAGAGCTTAAGGAAGATCCTTTATTATGGAATTCTTTAATTCATCCGGAAGATAAGATAAGAGTTAATCAAATTATTTCTAGTTTTGAGACGGGAGAGCATTTTGCTCTTGAATATAGAATTCAGGACAGGGAAGGAAACTGGCACTGGTTTTATGATAGATCTACAAACTTTATTATTAATGAACACGAAATTATTGTTGAAGGTCTCGCCCTGGATATTACAGAGCGAAAAGAAATTGAAGAAAAATTAAAGAAGGCAAAAGAAGAGGCAGAGACTGCCAATCAAGCAAAAAGTACTTTTTTGGCGAACATGTCTCATGAAATTCGCACTCCTCTGAATTCTATACTCGGCTTTGCAGAAATTTTGCATGAGGAAATTGAGGATGAACAGAAGAAAGAATTTCTTGAAATCATTTTAACCAGTGGAAAAAGCCTATTAAATATTATAAATGATATATTAGATATATCTAAAATAGAGGCCGGAAAACTGCACTTAAAGCATGAAAGAATTAACCTGTCAGATGTTTTTCTTGAAATGAACCAGATTTTTTCTCTTCCTGTATCTCAAAAAGGTATATCTTACATAGAAAACATAACTTTAAGCGGAGGGGATACCTTCCATTTAGATGGCTTTCGTTTGCGACAAATCCTTTTAAATCTAATAGGCAATGCGATTAAGTTTACGGAGAATGGAGAGGTTCGAATAAATGTTGTTTCTACTGATATTAAGAAAAATCTCTCAAAGTTAATTATTGAAATTCAAGATACAGGAATAGGAATAAAAGATACTGAGCTAAAACGTCTATTTACTTCCTTTTATCAGGAAGGCAATTTGGATACAAAAAAGTATGGAGGAACCGGTTTAGGCCTTGCCATCACCAAGCGTATTGTAGAAAAAATGCACGGTACAATAGAAGTAGAAAGTGTACTCGGAAAAGGAAGCACTTTTACTGTTGTTCTTCCTGTATTAAAAGTAAGTAAAGTCGAAGAGAGAAAAATAGAAAAAAGAGATGATATAAATCTAATTTTACCGGGAGCTAAAATACTGGTCGTGGATGATAATCAAAGTAATCGAATGCTGGTGAGAGCTATGTTGAGAGGGCATAGAATTATATTTGATGAAGCAGTTAATGGGGAAGATGCTTATAAAAAAGCTCTCAAAGACAAACCCGATCTGGTTATTATGGATTTACAAATGCCGGTGATGGATGGGTTTCAAGCTTTATTATGTTTTCGTAATGATGCTGATCTTTCCTCAATTCCAATAATTGCCTTAACCGCAGCAGCCTTCGAAGAAGAAGAGAAAAAGGCCCTTGATTGCGGCTTTGATGCCTACTTAAAAAAACCCGTACAGAAAACTGAGCTTATACAGTATATTGAAAAGTATTTGTAG
- a CDS encoding GNAT family N-acetyltransferase produces MTAKKKTASNSQKIASKKKSGKSKKKSSKKVNIPQEVSHKINLRNILVTDFSRIQEIMNLVYSNAGGSWTEEQFSSQLSRFPEGQICIEDNGLIVAAALSIVVTYDKYGDKHTYDQITAKGYLTNHEEEGDTLYGVDIFIHPDYQGLRLGRRLYDARKELCERLNLKRIIVGGRIPGYKNHHGKMTPQKYIQQIAAKELFDPVLSFQLANDFHVIKVLTGYFPEDTESKSFAVLLEWINIYYEEPSQKLIGGAKSIVRVGVVQWQMRSVTSYTELLQQMEFFVDAVSGYKADFVLFPEFFNFPLMAHYNQHSPSDSIRALAQHTDTMRKSISNLAVSYNINIIAGSMPVYTEAGLYNVSYLCKRDGTIDEQYKIHVTPDESSYWGTKGGDKIKVFETDVGNIGILICYDVEFPELARILAERGMDILFVPFSTDTKNAYLRVRHCSQARAIENECYVVISGSVGNLPAVENMDIQYAQSAVFTPSDFSFPHDAIAAQATPNTEMTLIVDLDLDLLKELHMQGSVRNLQSRRPELYRIDWYGNSI; encoded by the coding sequence ATGACTGCAAAAAAGAAAACAGCTTCAAACTCTCAAAAAATAGCTTCTAAAAAGAAATCCGGTAAATCTAAGAAGAAATCCAGCAAAAAAGTTAATATTCCGCAGGAAGTTTCTCACAAAATTAACCTTCGAAATATTCTCGTTACGGATTTTTCTCGAATCCAGGAAATCATGAATCTGGTATACTCCAATGCCGGAGGTTCCTGGACGGAAGAGCAGTTTTCCTCTCAGCTTTCTCGTTTCCCGGAAGGGCAAATTTGTATTGAAGATAATGGTCTGATTGTTGCAGCAGCTTTAAGTATTGTTGTTACGTATGATAAATACGGTGATAAACACACTTATGACCAGATTACCGCCAAGGGATACCTTACGAATCACGAAGAAGAAGGAGATACCCTTTACGGGGTCGATATTTTTATCCACCCGGACTATCAGGGCCTAAGACTTGGAAGAAGGCTTTACGATGCCAGAAAAGAACTCTGCGAAAGGCTAAATCTGAAGCGTATTATTGTTGGAGGACGTATCCCCGGCTACAAAAACCACCACGGGAAAATGACCCCACAAAAATATATCCAGCAAATAGCGGCCAAGGAGTTATTTGACCCGGTTCTTAGCTTCCAGTTAGCCAATGATTTTCACGTGATAAAGGTGTTAACGGGTTATTTCCCTGAAGATACAGAATCCAAATCCTTTGCAGTTCTTTTGGAATGGATTAATATTTATTACGAGGAACCCAGCCAGAAACTCATCGGCGGCGCAAAGAGTATAGTGCGGGTAGGTGTAGTTCAATGGCAAATGCGATCCGTCACTTCTTATACCGAGTTACTCCAACAAATGGAATTCTTTGTGGATGCTGTTTCCGGCTACAAGGCTGATTTTGTTTTATTTCCTGAATTTTTTAATTTTCCCCTGATGGCCCACTACAACCAGCACAGCCCTTCTGATTCCATCCGTGCCCTCGCACAGCATACCGACACCATGAGAAAATCTATCAGTAACCTGGCGGTTTCTTACAATATCAATATAATTGCCGGTAGTATGCCCGTTTACACCGAGGCCGGCCTCTACAACGTTTCCTATCTTTGCAAACGAGATGGGACCATCGATGAGCAATACAAAATTCATGTCACTCCGGATGAATCCAGCTACTGGGGAACGAAAGGGGGAGATAAGATTAAAGTATTTGAAACCGATGTTGGAAATATCGGGATTTTAATATGTTATGACGTAGAGTTTCCGGAGCTGGCAAGAATCCTTGCAGAAAGAGGTATGGATATTCTCTTTGTCCCTTTCTCTACTGATACAAAAAATGCTTACCTTCGTGTAAGGCATTGCTCCCAGGCCAGGGCTATCGAAAATGAGTGTTACGTGGTAATTTCCGGAAGCGTGGGTAATCTTCCCGCTGTAGAGAACATGGATATACAGTACGCTCAATCGGCTGTTTTCACTCCTTCCGACTTTTCCTTTCCACATGATGCCATTGCAGCCCAGGCAACTCCAAATACCGAAATGACACTTATCGTAGACCTGGATTTAGACCTATTAAAAGAACTTCATATGCAGGGAAGTGTGAGAAACTTACAAAGTCGCAGGCCGGAACTCTACAGAATTGACTGGTACGGAAACTCTATTTAA
- a CDS encoding fused response regulator/phosphatase → MDHKILVVDDVWENIYIVERILKKEGYYVKTANSAALALDMVHKEKFDLILLDLQMPEMDGFTVCKILKADSRFSGIPVIFLTATNEPQSISKGFKIGGSDYLTKPFNPSELIARIHNHLELKEKREGQKREIRLARQIQEKLLPINLEEIKGLQFSVKYLPYGELSGDIYDIAEIFPGYIRIFLADATGHGISAALVTMLIKSEYETIKSSFASPAKTLMELNTRFIQNYINLNEIFPAFILDIDLNTMKACYASAGHSAQIALLNCFEGFLEHTGKIIGVYKNNIYQEREFELQIGDKFLLFTDGLYEQFNPDKMEYGLITLLQLIQEKRRLRTSELLEVIFKDIQEFIGPDNKIQEHDDITVISLEITKDKLRGTV, encoded by the coding sequence GTGGACCATAAAATATTAGTAGTAGATGACGTTTGGGAGAACATTTATATTGTAGAACGTATCCTGAAAAAGGAGGGGTACTACGTTAAAACAGCAAATTCTGCTGCTCTGGCTCTTGATATGGTTCATAAGGAAAAGTTTGACTTAATACTTTTAGATCTACAAATGCCGGAAATGGATGGATTTACTGTTTGTAAGATACTCAAAGCCGATTCCAGGTTTTCAGGTATACCTGTAATTTTCTTAACAGCTACTAATGAGCCACAATCTATTTCAAAAGGTTTTAAAATTGGGGGTTCTGATTATCTAACAAAACCTTTTAATCCCAGTGAATTAATTGCGAGAATTCATAATCACCTTGAATTAAAAGAGAAGCGGGAAGGGCAAAAACGAGAAATTCGCCTGGCAAGACAAATTCAAGAAAAACTTCTTCCTATCAATCTTGAAGAGATAAAAGGCCTACAGTTTAGTGTAAAATATTTACCATACGGAGAGCTTTCCGGAGATATTTATGATATTGCGGAGATCTTTCCTGGCTATATTAGAATTTTTTTAGCGGATGCTACCGGTCATGGAATTAGTGCTGCCCTGGTTACTATGCTTATAAAAAGCGAATACGAGACAATAAAATCCAGTTTTGCAAGTCCTGCAAAGACTCTTATGGAACTGAATACAAGATTTATCCAAAACTATATAAATTTAAACGAAATATTTCCTGCATTTATCCTTGATATAGACTTGAATACTATGAAAGCCTGTTATGCGTCTGCCGGACATTCTGCTCAAATTGCACTTCTGAACTGTTTTGAAGGTTTTCTGGAACATACCGGAAAAATAATCGGAGTGTACAAAAACAACATCTATCAGGAAAGAGAATTTGAATTACAAATAGGGGATAAATTTTTATTATTCACCGATGGTCTTTATGAACAATTTAATCCTGATAAAATGGAATACGGTCTTATTACTTTACTTCAGCTCATTCAGGAAAAAAGACGTCTCCGTACTTCTGAATTGCTGGAGGTGATTTTTAAGGATATTCAGGAATTCATCGGTCCGGATAATAAAATACAGGAGCATGATGATATAACTGTTATTAGCCTTGAAATAACAAAAGATAAACTAAGAGGGACTGTTTAA
- a CDS encoding NAD(P)/FAD-dependent oxidoreductase yields the protein MQKRETSEVIIAGTGFAGLCMAIQLKRNGIDSFIILEKESEYGGTWRLNNYPGAACDVQSHLYSYSFEPYPYWTKMFGPRDEILDYVNFCVEKYGLEKHIRLNEAVTSAVFRENEGRWDLETSGGSKYESKFFVSATGGLSQPIIPKYNGMEDYQGKMFHSARWDHNYKVKNKKIAVVGTGASAIQIVPTIAPEVEKLYLFQRSAAWVLPKPDRDILSIERGLFKFLPISQTLYREYIYWSLELRVLGLVVYPEIMKVVESLAKKHIEKSIEDEELRKTMTPDYTIGCKRVLMSNEYYPAINRKNVKVETSGIEKFTNKGILTGSGEEIELDAVIMATGFQGAEAIAPYKILGKGQKDLNEAWKNGAEAYLGTTISGFPNFFMIVGPNTGLGHSSMIFMIESQVQYALQAIMSSRKNSWKFIDVRQEIQDNYNRKLQLKLDKTIWASDCVSWYRTRNGKNTTLWPGFTFDFRLKTLLFNPQEYEIMGEEGKLLKPDMISSFFQQGRNILKQVMREPLTI from the coding sequence ATGCAAAAGAGAGAAACTTCGGAAGTGATCATTGCAGGAACCGGTTTTGCCGGTTTGTGTATGGCGATACAATTAAAGAGAAATGGGATTGATTCGTTTATCATATTGGAGAAAGAAAGTGAATATGGTGGAACTTGGAGATTGAATAATTATCCGGGAGCAGCCTGTGATGTTCAATCACATTTATACTCCTATTCCTTTGAACCCTATCCTTATTGGACAAAGATGTTTGGACCGAGGGATGAAATTTTAGATTATGTAAATTTTTGTGTAGAAAAATATGGATTAGAGAAGCATATTCGCTTAAATGAAGCGGTTACTTCTGCTGTTTTTCGAGAGAATGAAGGGCGCTGGGATTTGGAAACATCAGGAGGAAGTAAATACGAATCTAAATTTTTTGTTTCAGCAACAGGAGGTTTAAGCCAGCCTATAATTCCAAAATATAATGGAATGGAAGATTACCAGGGAAAGATGTTTCATTCAGCCCGTTGGGATCATAACTATAAAGTTAAAAATAAAAAAATAGCTGTGGTAGGAACCGGGGCCAGTGCCATACAAATTGTTCCTACTATTGCTCCGGAAGTGGAAAAGCTGTATCTTTTCCAGCGAAGTGCTGCCTGGGTTTTGCCCAAGCCTGATAGGGATATTCTGTCTATCGAAAGAGGACTGTTTAAATTTTTACCCATTTCTCAAACTTTATATCGTGAGTATATCTATTGGTCTTTAGAACTTAGAGTTTTAGGCCTTGTCGTATATCCGGAGATTATGAAGGTAGTGGAAAGCCTGGCAAAGAAGCATATTGAAAAAAGCATAGAAGATGAAGAACTAAGAAAGACAATGACACCGGATTATACGATTGGTTGTAAGCGTGTATTAATGTCGAATGAATATTATCCTGCGATAAACAGAAAAAATGTGAAGGTTGAAACTTCAGGTATTGAAAAGTTTACAAACAAAGGAATTCTTACCGGTTCGGGGGAGGAAATTGAACTGGATGCGGTAATAATGGCAACGGGTTTTCAGGGTGCTGAAGCTATAGCTCCGTATAAGATTCTGGGCAAAGGACAGAAAGATTTGAATGAAGCCTGGAAAAATGGAGCGGAAGCGTATCTTGGTACAACCATTTCAGGTTTTCCTAATTTTTTTATGATTGTAGGACCGAATACAGGTCTCGGTCATAGTTCCATGATATTCATGATAGAATCCCAGGTGCAATATGCTTTGCAGGCAATAATGAGTTCCAGAAAAAATTCGTGGAAATTTATAGATGTCAGACAGGAAATTCAGGATAATTATAATCGAAAATTACAGCTTAAACTGGATAAAACAATTTGGGCTTCGGATTGTGTAAGTTGGTATCGAACTCGTAATGGTAAAAATACAACTCTCTGGCCGGGATTTACTTTTGATTTTCGCTTGAAGACCTTACTTTTTAACCCCCAGGAGTATGAAATAATGGGTGAAGAAGGCAAGCTATTAAAACCGGACATGATTTCTTCCTTTTTTCAGCAGGGACGGAATATACTAAAACAGGTTATGAGGGAACCTTTAACCATTTAG
- a CDS encoding metal-dependent hydrolase, with translation MDSNKVERMKQFPKIRHVDFGLDKLEVTNHWFRDNMIITHFLNSFHMVFPPGERFFIRSVKAFSEQLKDEGLKKRVKAFIAQEVNHGREHEKFYRVLEEKGYKPEVYLNFYEQMAYGTIEKITNTILSEKMSLSVTVALEHHTAILAEAAFSSDELHELPDEMRKMLLWHAAEEIEHKAVAFDVLKEIDDSYFLRIAGMIIGTAYLALFVLLGQAYFISQDREIKLSNLFSDILGVGNFIQKIGAGYVKNFFDYFRIDFHPDDIDNAYLAKEYFETEIPYIKKTIAA, from the coding sequence ATGGATTCAAACAAAGTTGAACGAATGAAGCAATTTCCAAAAATCAGACATGTAGATTTTGGACTGGATAAACTTGAAGTGACAAATCATTGGTTTAGAGATAATATGATTATTACTCATTTCTTAAATAGCTTTCACATGGTTTTTCCACCGGGGGAACGTTTTTTTATTCGTAGTGTAAAAGCCTTTAGTGAGCAATTAAAGGACGAAGGTCTAAAAAAAAGGGTGAAAGCCTTTATTGCTCAGGAAGTAAATCACGGAAGAGAACACGAAAAATTCTATCGTGTCCTGGAAGAGAAAGGTTATAAACCCGAAGTATATTTGAATTTTTATGAACAAATGGCTTATGGAACTATAGAAAAGATTACCAATACTATTTTATCAGAAAAAATGTCATTATCAGTGACTGTAGCACTTGAACATCATACAGCTATTTTAGCTGAAGCTGCCTTTTCTTCAGATGAGTTGCATGAGCTTCCGGATGAAATGAGAAAAATGCTTCTCTGGCATGCCGCTGAAGAAATTGAACATAAAGCAGTAGCTTTTGATGTACTAAAAGAAATAGATGACTCTTATTTTTTAAGGATTGCTGGAATGATAATAGGTACAGCTTATCTTGCTTTATTTGTATTGCTGGGTCAGGCTTATTTTATTAGTCAGGATAGGGAAATAAAATTATCAAACTTATTCAGTGATATATTAGGAGTTGGAAATTTTATACAAAAAATTGGTGCTGGTTATGTAAAGAACTTCTTTGATTATTTCCGAATCGATTTTCACCCGGATGATATAGACAATGCTTATCTGGCTAAAGAATATTTTGAAACAGAAATTCCGTATATAAAAAAGACAATAGCTGCTTAA
- a CDS encoding PAS domain S-box protein, giving the protein MKRSEEFENTLSSDFSKNKKSQTGKMIENSPIMDKDQLLEIIENVPVGIVIAKKSGEPVFFNRQWPEMLGYKKEEFKHNFHVLTHPDDLNDSLRVQQSFIENPNQYPIIVEKRYLRKNGTYFWAETRVTATKNSNGDFQYFYLIVLDIDKRKNAEINLTKAKEEAELANKTS; this is encoded by the coding sequence ATGAAACGAAGTGAAGAATTTGAAAACACCCTTTCTTCCGATTTTTCAAAAAATAAAAAAAGTCAAACGGGGAAAATGATTGAAAACTCTCCTATTATGGACAAAGATCAACTTCTGGAAATTATAGAAAACGTGCCTGTCGGAATTGTGATTGCTAAGAAAAGTGGAGAACCTGTCTTTTTTAATCGACAATGGCCGGAAATGCTCGGATATAAAAAAGAAGAATTTAAACACAACTTTCATGTACTAACCCATCCGGACGACCTTAACGATTCTTTAAGAGTTCAACAGTCTTTTATTGAAAATCCAAATCAATATCCTATTATTGTAGAAAAAAGATACCTTCGAAAAAATGGTACTTATTTTTGGGCAGAAACAAGAGTAACAGCTACTAAAAATTCTAATGGAGATTTCCAGTATTTTTATTTAATTGTTTTAGATATTGATAAGAGAAAGAATGCTGAGATTAACTTAACCAAAGCAAAAGAAGAGGCAGAATTAGCAAATAAAACGAGTTAG
- a CDS encoding IS256 family transposase produces MKKNKTSHHSSQEEILPLEAFRKIAHNELLSLLQKASIEIIQQFIQLEVEELCGKVFSHKKNDLCHRGGSENGSIYIQGQKVPLRKPRVRKGNEELPLKSYKNLRKMDNISDRILNVLSAGVSSRKYEEVIEKLSEDAGLSKSSVSRQFILESRKKLDEFKNRKFENHKFFAVFIDGTNVGGQSIVTALGVDIEGNKHFLGFSEGSTENYEITKELLVSFRERGLKFTDKVIFILDGSGSLKKAIKEQFGDSAVIQRCTNHKLWNLLAKLPEKHHEECKLRYRRIFSCNEYSDAKEEYLGFETWLSRISYSASNSLKEAEYDLLTIHKIRMPVEMRKTFLTTNTIESGFSGPKSLMKRVKKWNLGTDMISRWVSVNLLYQEKRFRKINGVNKINIFLADFLEQQLDKKVAA; encoded by the coding sequence ATGAAGAAGAATAAAACCAGCCATCATTCCAGTCAAGAGGAAATTTTACCTCTGGAAGCCTTTCGTAAAATAGCCCATAATGAGCTTTTAAGCCTGCTTCAGAAAGCCAGTATAGAAATCATTCAACAGTTTATTCAATTGGAAGTGGAAGAGTTATGTGGGAAAGTTTTTTCTCATAAGAAGAATGATTTATGCCACAGAGGCGGAAGCGAAAATGGTAGTATCTATATCCAGGGACAGAAAGTTCCTTTACGAAAACCACGAGTTCGCAAAGGAAATGAAGAGCTTCCATTAAAGAGTTATAAAAATCTCAGAAAGATGGATAATATTTCAGATAGAATATTAAATGTCTTATCAGCAGGTGTTAGTTCTCGGAAGTATGAAGAGGTAATTGAGAAGTTATCAGAAGATGCTGGTTTATCCAAAAGCTCTGTTTCGAGACAATTCATTTTAGAATCGAGAAAAAAGCTTGATGAGTTTAAGAACAGAAAATTTGAAAATCATAAATTCTTTGCAGTATTCATAGACGGAACTAATGTGGGAGGTCAATCTATAGTAACAGCTCTTGGAGTTGATATTGAAGGAAACAAGCATTTCCTTGGATTTTCAGAGGGTTCTACGGAGAACTATGAAATTACAAAAGAACTTTTAGTGTCTTTCCGGGAGAGGGGTCTGAAATTTACAGATAAAGTGATTTTTATTTTGGATGGTTCAGGCTCTTTAAAGAAAGCCATAAAAGAACAATTTGGAGATAGTGCAGTTATCCAGAGATGTACCAATCACAAGCTCTGGAACTTACTCGCAAAGCTTCCAGAGAAACACCATGAGGAATGTAAGCTTCGTTATCGAAGAATCTTTTCTTGCAATGAATATAGTGATGCTAAAGAAGAATACCTGGGTTTTGAAACCTGGCTAAGTCGAATAAGTTATTCTGCTTCAAACAGTTTAAAAGAAGCAGAATATGATCTATTAACTATTCATAAAATACGAATGCCTGTGGAAATGCGTAAAACATTTTTAACAACGAATACAATTGAATCTGGTTTCAGTGGCCCCAAATCGTTAATGAAAAGAGTCAAGAAATGGAATCTGGGAACAGATATGATTTCAAGATGGGTATCTGTTAATTTGCTTTATCAAGAGAAAAGGTTTCGCAAGATAAATGGAGTTAATAAAATTAATATATTTTTAGCTGACTTTTTAGAACAACAGCTTGACAAAAAAGTAGCTGCATAA
- a CDS encoding hybrid sensor histidine kinase/response regulator yields MNQERNEKILIVDDITKNIQLVANILKREGYKVYFATNGEMAIENSKSINFDLILLDIMMPGKDGFEVCKELKLHETTREIPIIFLTAKNDQENIKKGFAAGGVDYITKPFSKEELVARIQTHLDLKESRDLLKKKNLELQKAIQTKNLFFSIIAHDLKDPFAGIINASNLILKNREKIGFERCIHYMKLIYKSSIEAQKLLLNLLDWSRIQTGDIHFTPTSFSLNFLIDETYAFFETIFLNKNLSFQKFLDDDFNVHADLNMISIVLRNIISNAIKFSFRGSEIRAHIYCEKDFGCIKIIDSGIGIPEDILNNLFDPSIKKNREGTETESGSGIGLVLSHEFIKINHGEIIAESKVNQGTSFTIKLPLQDQPINS; encoded by the coding sequence ATGAATCAGGAACGCAATGAAAAAATTCTTATCGTAGATGATATTACTAAAAATATTCAATTAGTAGCAAATATTCTAAAACGTGAAGGTTACAAGGTATACTTCGCAACAAATGGAGAAATGGCTATTGAAAATAGTAAATCTATTAACTTTGATTTGATCTTATTAGATATAATGATGCCGGGTAAGGATGGATTTGAAGTTTGTAAAGAATTGAAATTACATGAAACTACCAGAGAAATTCCTATTATTTTTTTAACAGCTAAAAATGATCAAGAAAATATTAAAAAAGGTTTTGCTGCAGGAGGTGTTGATTACATAACAAAACCCTTCTCTAAAGAAGAACTTGTCGCAAGAATTCAAACACATCTGGATCTTAAAGAATCCAGAGATCTTCTGAAGAAAAAAAACCTTGAATTGCAAAAAGCTATACAAACAAAGAATTTATTCTTTTCGATTATTGCTCATGATTTAAAAGATCCTTTTGCCGGGATAATAAATGCCAGTAACCTAATTCTTAAAAATAGGGAAAAGATAGGTTTTGAACGTTGCATTCATTACATGAAGCTCATATATAAATCATCGATAGAAGCACAGAAATTACTTTTAAACCTTCTTGATTGGTCAAGAATTCAAACCGGAGATATACATTTTACACCCACTTCTTTCTCTTTAAATTTTCTCATAGATGAAACCTACGCTTTTTTCGAAACTATCTTTTTAAATAAAAACTTAAGCTTTCAAAAATTCCTTGATGATGACTTTAATGTTCACGCTGATCTGAATATGATTTCTATAGTTTTAAGAAACATCATTTCAAATGCAATAAAATTTAGCTTTAGGGGAAGTGAAATTCGGGCACACATTTATTGTGAAAAAGACTTTGGATGCATAAAGATAATAGATAGTGGAATTGGCATCCCTGAAGATATTTTAAATAATCTATTTGATCCCTCTATCAAAAAAAACAGGGAAGGAACTGAAACTGAAAGTGGTAGCGGCATAGGTCTTGTTCTAAGCCATGAATTTATAAAAATAAATCATGGTGAAATTATTGCTGAAAGTAAGGTTAATCAAGGGACTTCCTTTACCATCAAATTACCTCTTCAAGATCAACCGATTAATTCTTGA